In Myxococcales bacterium, the following proteins share a genomic window:
- a CDS encoding DUF72 domain-containing protein — protein MTGPATGLAIPEPDPEAYASATRLAERAREPAALGNIALGTAGWTDKTLVKGGLFYPRGVSSSEARLRHYAAHFSLVEVDATYYTLLPPSVAENWVVWTPPTFVFDVKAHPVVTGHPIDIERLPKELAAELAHAGHTGRVYPDRMPAAIADEISARFSALLEPLVRAGRLGCVMAQFPPWFSATRGNARRIEALRARWPDVPFSIELRNKTWFEPGRRERLFELLRAHELAYVCVDEPEVEHGGVPPVSAVTSDKLALVRFHGHNRAGWSKRGASVHERFDYLYAEAELAAWVAPVRALAEKAERVHAIFNNCVRNYAVLGAKGLSVLLEAEPSPDGER, from the coding sequence ATGACCGGTCCCGCGACAGGCCTGGCGATCCCGGAGCCGGATCCCGAAGCTTACGCGAGCGCGACCCGGCTCGCCGAGCGTGCGCGCGAACCGGCGGCGCTCGGTAACATCGCACTCGGCACCGCCGGCTGGACCGACAAGACCCTGGTGAAGGGCGGGCTATTTTACCCGCGCGGGGTGTCGAGCAGCGAGGCGCGCTTGCGTCACTACGCCGCGCACTTCTCGCTGGTCGAGGTCGACGCGACCTATTACACCCTCTTGCCGCCGTCGGTCGCCGAGAACTGGGTCGTGTGGACGCCGCCGACGTTCGTGTTCGACGTGAAGGCGCACCCGGTGGTGACGGGTCATCCCATCGACATCGAGCGATTGCCCAAGGAGCTCGCGGCGGAGCTCGCCCACGCGGGGCACACGGGGCGTGTGTACCCCGACCGCATGCCTGCCGCGATCGCGGACGAGATCAGTGCGCGATTTTCTGCTTTGCTCGAGCCCCTCGTGCGAGCGGGGCGGCTCGGTTGTGTGATGGCGCAGTTCCCACCCTGGTTCTCCGCGACTCGAGGCAACGCTCGCCGAATCGAGGCGCTGCGCGCGCGCTGGCCGGATGTGCCGTTCTCGATCGAGCTGCGCAACAAGACCTGGTTCGAGCCTGGCCGCCGCGAGCGGCTGTTCGAGCTGCTGCGCGCGCATGAGCTTGCGTACGTGTGCGTGGACGAGCCGGAGGTCGAGCACGGCGGCGTGCCGCCCGTGTCAGCGGTGACCTCGGACAAACTCGCGCTCGTGCGCTTTCACGGACACAACCGCGCGGGCTGGAGCAAACGAGGCGCCAGCGTTCACGAGCGCTTCGACTACCTCTATGCGGAGGCAGAGCTCGCCGCGTGGGTCGCCCCCGTGCGAGCCCTGGCCGAGAAGGCCGAGCGAGTGCACGCCATCTTCAACAACTGCGTGCGGAACTACGCCGTGCTCGGCGCCAAGGGGTTGTCGGTGTTGCTCGAGGCCGAGCCCTCGCCGGACGGGGAGCGGTAG
- a CDS encoding DUF72 domain-containing protein — translation MGHQLDLFAPQAPVSRQLDLSAEHQLRARLPEHVRFGTSSWTFPGWAGLVYPPGTTDKDLMAHGLELYSRYPLFRTVGIDRSYYAPLDRPTLARYGAELPPEFRAVMKVWSEVTSAVHPKTRERNPRFLDVDLFQRHVLEPVSEEFVEHAGPLVFELMPLRQSELPAPAAFADQLGAFLSRLPRGFEYAVELRNRALFTHAYLDVLTEHGVGHVLNFWEKMPDLGEQLDVPGVLTAPFVVTRLLIPPGERYADRRQKLEPFDRIVAPEEKMRADVERLAAACEALGKVLLVIVNNKAEGSSPLTVRALAERLARPAEK, via the coding sequence ATGGGCCATCAACTCGACTTGTTTGCGCCCCAAGCCCCGGTCTCGAGACAGCTCGACCTCAGCGCCGAACACCAGCTCAGGGCGCGCCTGCCGGAGCATGTGCGCTTCGGCACTTCGTCATGGACGTTCCCCGGTTGGGCGGGCCTCGTCTACCCGCCCGGGACGACGGACAAAGACCTGATGGCTCACGGCCTCGAGCTGTACAGCCGTTACCCGTTGTTCCGCACGGTGGGCATCGACCGCAGCTATTACGCTCCGCTCGACCGACCGACCCTGGCCCGCTACGGCGCGGAGCTGCCTCCGGAGTTTCGCGCCGTGATGAAGGTCTGGAGTGAGGTGACGAGCGCGGTCCACCCGAAGACCCGCGAGCGGAACCCGCGGTTCCTGGACGTCGATCTGTTTCAACGCCACGTGCTCGAGCCGGTCAGCGAAGAGTTCGTCGAGCACGCGGGACCGCTCGTGTTCGAGCTGATGCCGCTCCGGCAGAGCGAGCTGCCTGCGCCCGCGGCGTTTGCGGACCAGCTGGGCGCGTTCCTCTCGCGCTTGCCTCGAGGGTTCGAGTACGCCGTCGAGCTGCGCAATCGCGCGCTCTTCACCCACGCTTACCTCGACGTGCTGACCGAACACGGCGTCGGGCACGTGCTGAACTTCTGGGAGAAAATGCCCGATCTGGGGGAGCAGCTCGACGTGCCCGGCGTGCTGACCGCGCCCTTCGTAGTGACCCGCTTGCTGATCCCCCCGGGTGAGCGCTACGCCGACCGCCGCCAGAAGCTCGAGCCGTTCGATCGCATCGTGGCCCCCGAGGAGAAAATGCGCGCGGACGTGGAGCGCTTGGCCGCGGCCTGTGAGGCGCTGGGCAAGGTCTTGCTGGTGATCGTGAACAACAAGGCCGAGGGTTCGAGTCCGCTCACCGTGCGCGCGCTGGCCGAACGCCTGGCGCGGCCCGCAGAGAAATGA
- a CDS encoding acyl-CoA thioesterase has translation MSSSDPVAPANAFSHQFVVPASDIDDLGHAGNVSWVRWLQDAATAHSHAVGLGLDEYRQLGVVWVVRRHEVDYFGAAFIDEALTAWTWIESMKGATSLRRTRFVRDSDGSKLCEAATTWVLLSISSGRPTRVPKALLERYGFG, from the coding sequence GTGAGCTCGTCCGATCCCGTCGCCCCCGCGAACGCCTTTTCGCACCAATTCGTAGTCCCGGCGTCGGACATCGACGACCTCGGGCACGCCGGCAACGTGAGCTGGGTGCGCTGGCTGCAGGACGCGGCGACCGCGCACTCGCACGCGGTCGGGCTCGGGCTCGACGAGTATCGCCAACTGGGCGTCGTCTGGGTCGTACGCCGACACGAGGTCGACTACTTCGGCGCGGCGTTCATCGACGAGGCGTTGACGGCGTGGACCTGGATCGAGTCGATGAAGGGCGCGACCAGCCTGCGCCGCACGCGCTTCGTCCGGGATAGCGACGGCAGCAAGCTCTGCGAAGCGGCGACCACCTGGGTGCTGCTCAGCATCTCCAGCGGCCGCCCGACCCGCGTTCCCAAAGCTCTGCTCGAGCGCTACGGCTTCGGCTGA
- a CDS encoding DUF2185 domain-containing protein: MPKTKKFKLSPAKIKPLATGYGACFATDKITVDGRKIAFMYREEPDRDIDSGWRFLSGFESDEYMSDPDNFAIYDVNTIANYDPEIIPLLEAPIGSAFERSEGTGAFEEVEDFDPPDDEAN, encoded by the coding sequence ATGCCGAAGACCAAGAAGTTCAAGCTCAGCCCGGCCAAGATCAAGCCGCTCGCCACCGGGTACGGCGCCTGTTTTGCCACCGACAAGATCACGGTCGACGGCCGCAAGATCGCCTTCATGTACCGCGAAGAACCGGATCGTGACATCGACAGTGGCTGGCGTTTTCTGTCCGGCTTCGAGTCGGACGAGTACATGAGCGACCCCGACAACTTCGCCATTTACGACGTGAACACCATCGCCAACTACGATCCGGAGATCATCCCGCTCCTGGAAGCACCCATCGGTTCGGCCTTCGAGCGCAGCGAGGGCACGGGGGCGTTCGAAGAGGTGGAGGACTTCGATCCACCGGACGATGAGGCCAACTGA
- a CDS encoding DUF3501 family protein — MKPVTRGEILELGAYEAVREHFRARVIAEKKLRRVALGPNMSAVFENHDTALLQIQEMLRTERITAEKAVLHEIETYNELVPGDRELSLTIFVEYDERAEREVMLQKLAGLEDKFYALIAGERFAATPDPRNDRRDRTTAVHYVKIPLSAAAAAAVSAMKPVWLGVAHPEYTYEVELPVRTVGALAEDLTG, encoded by the coding sequence GTGAAACCGGTGACGCGCGGTGAAATCCTGGAGTTGGGCGCTTATGAAGCAGTGCGCGAGCATTTTCGCGCCCGCGTCATTGCGGAGAAGAAGCTCCGGCGCGTCGCCCTCGGGCCCAACATGAGCGCCGTGTTCGAGAATCACGACACGGCGCTGCTCCAGATCCAGGAGATGTTGCGGACCGAGCGCATCACGGCCGAGAAGGCCGTGCTGCACGAGATCGAGACCTACAACGAGCTAGTACCCGGGGACCGCGAGCTGTCGCTCACGATCTTCGTCGAGTACGACGAGCGCGCCGAGCGCGAAGTCATGCTGCAGAAGCTGGCTGGGTTGGAGGACAAGTTCTATGCGCTCATCGCGGGGGAGCGCTTTGCTGCCACTCCCGACCCACGCAACGATCGGCGTGACCGCACCACCGCCGTTCACTACGTGAAGATCCCGCTGTCCGCCGCGGCCGCCGCGGCCGTGAGCGCCATGAAACCCGTCTGGCTGGGGGTTGCGCATCCGGAGTACACCTACGAAGTGGAGTTGCCGGTGCGCACGGTCGGTGCGCTGGCCGAAGACCTGACGGGCTGA
- a CDS encoding phosphotransferase family protein, whose amino-acid sequence MTTSNRWLDSPRAIRPGEELDLEPVAAYLRQHIAEIAPTDELTIEQFPSGHSNLTYLVRAGGNEYVLRRPPFGSRVKTAHDMSREYRVLSRLHSVYPLAPEPLALCEDESVLGAKFYVMRRLVGVILRKDLPAGFSLDATQVRALHLELVDRLAELHAVDFAAAGLADLGKPTGYVERQVRGWTERYAAAKTDDLASVTELGAWLGQRIPEQGAPTLIHNDFKLDNVVLDPDAPTHIVGVLDWEMCTLGDPLMDLGTTLSYWIDAADSEPFQAVRWGPTTIAGSLTRREVADRYAERTGRDVSNVLFYYCFGLFKTAVVLQQIYYRYQRGLTKDERFAWLIHGVRLLSERGVEAIGLGRI is encoded by the coding sequence ATGACGACGTCAAACCGTTGGCTCGACAGCCCGAGAGCCATCCGCCCTGGAGAAGAGCTCGACCTCGAGCCGGTGGCCGCGTACCTGCGGCAGCACATCGCGGAAATTGCGCCGACCGATGAGCTGACGATCGAACAATTCCCCTCGGGACACTCGAACCTGACCTACCTGGTGCGGGCTGGTGGCAACGAGTACGTGCTGCGTCGGCCGCCCTTCGGCAGTCGGGTCAAGACGGCTCACGACATGAGCCGCGAATACCGAGTGCTGTCGCGGCTACACTCCGTCTACCCCTTGGCGCCGGAGCCCCTCGCCCTGTGCGAGGACGAGAGTGTGCTCGGCGCGAAGTTCTACGTCATGCGCCGCCTGGTCGGGGTCATCCTGCGCAAGGATCTGCCCGCGGGCTTCTCCCTCGATGCGACCCAGGTCCGGGCGCTGCACCTCGAGCTGGTCGACCGATTGGCCGAGTTGCACGCCGTGGACTTCGCCGCGGCGGGGCTCGCGGATCTGGGAAAACCCACCGGCTACGTCGAGCGTCAGGTGCGGGGTTGGACCGAGCGCTACGCCGCTGCGAAGACGGACGACCTGGCTTCGGTCACCGAGCTCGGGGCCTGGCTCGGCCAACGCATCCCCGAACAAGGCGCGCCGACCCTGATTCACAACGACTTCAAGCTGGACAACGTGGTGTTGGATCCGGACGCGCCCACGCACATCGTGGGTGTGCTCGACTGGGAGATGTGCACGCTCGGCGACCCGTTGATGGATCTCGGAACGACGCTCAGCTACTGGATCGACGCCGCCGACAGCGAGCCGTTTCAGGCCGTGCGCTGGGGGCCGACCACGATCGCCGGCAGCTTGACCCGGCGCGAAGTTGCGGACCGCTACGCCGAGCGTACGGGCCGGGACGTCTCGAACGTGCTCTTTTATTACTGTTTTGGCCTGTTCAAGACCGCCGTCGTGCTGCAGCAGATCTACTATCGATACCAACGCGGGCTGACGAAGGACGAGCGGTTTGCCTGGCTGATCCATGGCGTGCGCCTGCTCTCCGAGCGCGGCGTGGAGGCGATCGGGCTCGGGCGGATCTGA
- a CDS encoding LysR family transcriptional regulator: MDLSNVTLTQLRYVVAVERFRSFRLAAESCHVSQPALSMQLSKLEELLGLTVFDRSRQPVVPTEVGVPVVEQARTILREMERLAEVGQGEREVVGRYRLGVIPSLAPTLVPLFLPGFSQRYPRVELIVEEVQTEAMLARLHGDSLDGGLAVTPLGVPGLKEQELFREPFFVYLPPGHLLLRRARVKQTELADEPLWLMAEGHCFRTQVLRLCQADRRADPMGARFESGSFETLVRLVDAGEGLTILPELVVSGLPARKRKAQVRPFSVPVPVRQVSFIYVREHLHRAITDALIATLRARTDSLLPPAKGATVISPVVPD, translated from the coding sequence ATGGACCTCTCCAACGTCACCTTGACCCAGCTCCGCTACGTCGTCGCCGTGGAGCGTTTTCGCTCGTTTCGGCTGGCCGCGGAGAGCTGCCACGTCTCCCAGCCCGCGCTGAGCATGCAGCTGAGCAAGCTCGAAGAGCTGCTGGGGCTGACGGTGTTCGATCGCTCGCGACAGCCCGTGGTGCCGACCGAGGTCGGTGTGCCGGTGGTCGAACAGGCGCGCACCATCTTGCGGGAAATGGAGCGCCTCGCGGAGGTCGGCCAAGGGGAGCGCGAAGTCGTGGGGCGTTATCGCCTGGGCGTGATCCCATCTCTGGCTCCGACCCTGGTCCCGCTCTTTCTACCGGGCTTCTCCCAGCGCTACCCGCGCGTCGAGCTGATCGTCGAGGAGGTCCAGACCGAGGCGATGCTCGCGCGCCTGCACGGCGACTCCCTCGACGGCGGCCTCGCCGTGACACCGCTCGGCGTACCGGGCCTGAAGGAGCAGGAGCTGTTTCGCGAACCGTTCTTCGTGTACCTGCCGCCGGGACACCTGCTGCTACGGCGTGCGCGGGTGAAACAGACGGAGCTCGCCGACGAACCGCTCTGGCTCATGGCCGAGGGCCACTGCTTCCGAACCCAGGTGCTGCGGCTGTGCCAGGCGGACCGCCGGGCCGATCCCATGGGAGCACGCTTCGAGAGTGGCAGCTTCGAGACCCTGGTGCGCCTCGTCGACGCGGGCGAAGGGCTGACCATCTTGCCCGAGCTCGTGGTCTCGGGGCTCCCGGCGCGAAAGCGCAAGGCTCAGGTGCGTCCGTTTTCGGTACCCGTGCCCGTCAGACAGGTGAGCTTCATCTACGTCCGCGAACACCTGCACCGCGCCATCACCGACGCACTGATCGCGACCCTGCGCGCGCGCACCGACTCGCTGCTGCCGCCTGCGAAGGGCGCGACGGTCATCTCTCCGGTCGTGCCGGACTGA